One segment of Dermochelys coriacea isolate rDerCor1 chromosome 5, rDerCor1.pri.v4, whole genome shotgun sequence DNA contains the following:
- the LOC119856017 gene encoding sigma non-opioid intracellular receptor 1-like isoform X2, translated as MRALGSRALRAGLALLGLALLAQGLRSWVASRPFEFRPEEIAELGRRHAGLDHEQAFSKIIVELRKKHPGHILPDEDLQWLFVNAGGWMGSMCLLHASLTEYVLLFGTAIDTGGHSGDTIVQKSGEATAVQWSAGTWMVEYGRGFIPPSLMFVLSDTIFSTQDVVTLFRTLRVCAKAFLLEASAYFSQLAQ; from the exons ATGCGGGCGCTGGGGTCGCGGGCGCTGCGGGCCGGGCTGGCGCTGCTGGGCCTGgcgctgctggcccaggggctgcggAGCTGGGTCGCCTCCCGCCCCTTCGAGTTCCGGCCCGAGGAGATCGCGGAGCTCGGCCGGCGCCACGCGG GGTTGGACCATGAGCAGGCCTTCTCCAAGATCATTGTGGAGCTGCGGAAGAAGCACCCAGGCCACATCCTGCCGGACGAGGACCTGCAGTGGCTCTTTGTCAACGCGGGCGGGTGGATGGGCTCCATGTGCCTGCTCCATGCCTCGCTCACTGAGTACGTGCTGCTCTTCGGGACGGCCATCGACACCGGGGGGCACTCAG GGGACACCATAGTGCAGAAATCCGGAGAGGCCACGGCTGTCCAGTGGAGCGCCGGCACCTGGATGGTGGAGTACGGCCGAGGCTTCATCCCCCCCTCGCTCATGTTTGTGTTGAGCGACACCATTTTCAGCACTCAGGACGTCGTCACCCTGTTCCGCACCCTCCGGGTTTGTGCCAAAGCCTTCCTTCTGGAAGCCAGTGCCTACTTCAGCCAGCTGGCCCAGTGA
- the LOC119856016 gene encoding sigma non-opioid intracellular receptor 1-like, with amino-acid sequence MRALGSRALRAGLALLGLALLAQGLRSWVASRPFEFRPEEIAELGRRHAGLDHEQAFSKIIVELRKKHPGHILPDEDLQWLFVNAGGWMGSMCLLHASLTEYVLLFGTAIDTGGHSGRYWADISDTIISGTFRQWKEGMTRSEIYYPGDTIMHQAGEATAVQWSAGTWMVEYGRGFIPSTLMFALADTIFSTQDFGTLFCTLRVYANALLLEASAYFSHLAQ; translated from the exons ATGCGGGCGCTGGGGTCGCGGGCGCTGCGGGCCGGGCTGGCGCTGCTGGGCCTGgcgctgctggcccaggggctgcggAGCTGGGTCGCCTCCCGCCCCTTCGAGTTCCGGCCCGAGGAGATCGCGGAGCTCGGCCGGCGCCACGCGG GGTTGGACCATGAGCAGGCCTTCTCCAAGATCATTGTGGAGCTGCGGAAGAAGCACCCAGGCCACATCCTGCCGGACGAGGACCTGCAGTGGCTCTTTGTCAACGCGGGCGGGTGGATGGGCTCCATGTGCCTGCTCCATGCCTCGCTCACTGAGTACGTGCTGCTCTTCGGGACGGCCATCGACACCGGGGGGCACTCAG GTCGGTACTGGGCTGACATCTCCGACACCATCATCTCGGGGACCTTCAGGCAGTGGAAGGAGGGGATGACCAGAAGTGAAATCTATTACCCAG GGGACACCATAATGCACCAAGCCGGAGAGGCCACGGCTGTCCAGTGGAGTGCTGGCACCTGGATGGTGGAGTATGGCCGGGGCTTCATCCCCTCCACGCTCATGTTCGCCTTGGCTGACACCATCTTCAGCACTCAGGACTTCGGCACCCTCTTCTGCACCCTCCGGGTTTATGCCAACGCCTTACTTCTGGAAGCCAGTGCCTATTTCAGCCACCTGGCCCAGTGA
- the LOC119856017 gene encoding sigma non-opioid intracellular receptor 1-like isoform X1 has translation MRALGSRALRAGLALLGLALLAQGLRSWVASRPFEFRPEEIAELGRRHAGLDHEQAFSKIIVELRKKHPGHILPDEDLQWLFVNAGGWMGSMCLLHASLTEYVLLFGTAIDTGGHSGRYWADIYYAIILGTFRQWKEGTTRSEIYYPGDTIVQKSGEATAVQWSAGTWMVEYGRGFIPPSLMFVLSDTIFSTQDVVTLFRTLRVCAKAFLLEASAYFSQLAQ, from the exons ATGCGGGCGCTGGGGTCGCGGGCGCTGCGGGCCGGGCTGGCGCTGCTGGGCCTGgcgctgctggcccaggggctgcggAGCTGGGTCGCCTCCCGCCCCTTCGAGTTCCGGCCCGAGGAGATCGCGGAGCTCGGCCGGCGCCACGCGG GGTTGGACCATGAGCAGGCCTTCTCCAAGATCATTGTGGAGCTGCGGAAGAAGCACCCAGGCCACATCCTGCCGGACGAGGACCTGCAGTGGCTCTTTGTCAACGCGGGCGGGTGGATGGGCTCCATGTGCCTGCTCCATGCCTCGCTCACTGAGTACGTGCTGCTCTTCGGGACGGCCATCGACACCGGGGGGCACTCAG GTCGGTACTGGGCTGACATTTACTACGCCATCATCTTAGGGACCTTCAGGCAGTGGAAGGAGGGGACGACCAGAAGTGAAATCTATTACCCAG GGGACACCATAGTGCAGAAATCCGGAGAGGCCACGGCTGTCCAGTGGAGCGCCGGCACCTGGATGGTGGAGTACGGCCGAGGCTTCATCCCCCCCTCGCTCATGTTTGTGTTGAGCGACACCATTTTCAGCACTCAGGACGTCGTCACCCTGTTCCGCACCCTCCGGGTTTGTGCCAAAGCCTTCCTTCTGGAAGCCAGTGCCTACTTCAGCCAGCTGGCCCAGTGA